A section of the Akkermansia muciniphila genome encodes:
- a CDS encoding DUF362 domain-containing protein: protein MTDRRTFLKGTAAVGALAAISDMDSLFAQEAGAPAASGIPDLVAVRNGTRAEMVRKAVDTLGGMQSFVKPGQTVVIKPNIGWNKGPEFGSNTHPETVATLVELCKQAGAKEVRVFDHCCHNGAYEGSGVKEAVEKAGGVMVDGGNEGQYVQTENPKAKKFTSAKVHKAVLEADVYITCPPLKHHSGSEMTACMKNVMGTVWDRGAMHKNDLHQCIADAVYFRKPDLCVLDAYMPMVRNGPVGKDANDLVERKTLLASRDIVAIDAAGAALLNKAGKIRHVQLGEEMGLGTADLSKLNIRRISMA from the coding sequence ATGACTGACAGACGTACTTTTTTAAAGGGAACTGCCGCCGTAGGGGCGCTCGCAGCCATCTCGGACATGGATTCCCTGTTCGCCCAGGAGGCCGGAGCTCCGGCAGCTTCCGGCATTCCGGACCTGGTGGCCGTCCGCAACGGCACCCGTGCGGAAATGGTCAGGAAGGCCGTGGATACGCTGGGGGGCATGCAGTCCTTCGTCAAGCCGGGCCAGACCGTCGTGATCAAGCCGAACATCGGCTGGAACAAGGGGCCGGAATTCGGCTCCAACACCCATCCTGAAACCGTCGCCACGCTGGTGGAGCTGTGCAAGCAGGCGGGGGCGAAGGAAGTCAGGGTGTTTGACCACTGCTGCCACAACGGCGCCTATGAAGGCAGCGGCGTGAAGGAAGCCGTGGAAAAAGCCGGGGGCGTGATGGTGGACGGCGGCAACGAAGGGCAGTATGTGCAGACGGAAAACCCGAAGGCCAAAAAGTTTACCTCCGCCAAGGTGCACAAGGCCGTGCTGGAAGCGGATGTCTACATCACCTGCCCCCCGCTCAAGCACCACAGCGGTTCCGAGATGACCGCCTGCATGAAGAACGTGATGGGTACCGTCTGGGACCGTGGAGCCATGCATAAGAACGACCTGCACCAGTGCATCGCGGACGCCGTGTACTTCCGCAAGCCTGACCTGTGCGTGCTGGACGCCTACATGCCCATGGTGCGCAACGGCCCCGTGGGGAAGGACGCCAATGACCTGGTGGAGCGCAAAACCCTTCTGGCTTCCCGTGACATCGTGGCCATTGACGCCGCAGGCGCAGCCCTGCTGAACAAGGCCGGAAAAATCCGCCATGTGCAGTTGGGAGAGGAAATGGGGCTGGGCACCGCTGACCTATCCAAGCTCAACATCCGCCGCATCAGCATGGCCTGA
- a CDS encoding 4Fe-4S dicluster domain-containing protein, giving the protein MSVIKAFFVSPLKWLRVTVALIFFIGIAYAFLHHIPAWNVPNMTGGGEGMENSFSLAQWQFIPSVLGALDGVSVSIGILAVLLLLTLLFGRVYCSFLCPLGILQDIVFRIRRWMAPKRFLKFSTPVPWVRYVVLGGLAVCCVTGLAGLSLNWLDPYSIFGRIMYVLAWPAAIWSNNLLAGDSASADLVRMDYFSVAFPALLASAGMLGLVVVMSAWKGRLYCNTVCPVGTLLGLLSRVSLFRLGFDPGSCKKCGKCIKSCKAQCLNLKEYRIDTSRCVACYDCVRSCSEGGIRYRWFTKTRSLIPAKKKKAAPAPAPASSAAVPAVAGSSRRQFLGATAAGLATAALSGCRGDAAQRLDPTQCVLPPGAGSLERFLDRCTGCQMCIANCPTHVLQPAYLQLGLKGFMKPRMDFSTKYCLYDCHRCAEVCPTGAIRKLPITAERDTAGVTKDTTRIAVAQFYVCRCLVAREDMDCGACTEHCPTKALYTVPYTGRDGQEHRLPRLDPSLCIGCGACEHACPVTTERPEERARLNTCNLCEEKCEFKKRREMPTRALIVRAVNPQQKAVKKFEEKAVDPVGDADFPF; this is encoded by the coding sequence ATGTCAGTCATCAAAGCCTTTTTCGTCAGTCCGCTGAAGTGGCTCCGCGTGACGGTGGCCCTCATCTTCTTCATCGGGATTGCGTATGCCTTCCTGCACCATATCCCCGCGTGGAACGTTCCGAACATGACGGGAGGAGGGGAAGGCATGGAAAACTCCTTCTCGCTGGCGCAGTGGCAGTTCATCCCATCCGTGCTGGGGGCCCTGGACGGTGTTTCCGTTTCCATCGGGATTCTGGCGGTTCTGCTGCTGCTCACCCTGCTGTTCGGGCGCGTCTATTGCTCCTTCCTCTGTCCGCTGGGTATTCTCCAGGACATCGTTTTCAGAATCCGCCGCTGGATGGCTCCAAAGCGGTTCCTGAAATTTTCCACTCCCGTGCCATGGGTGCGGTATGTGGTGCTGGGGGGGCTGGCCGTCTGCTGCGTGACCGGGCTTGCCGGACTGTCCCTGAACTGGCTGGACCCGTACAGCATCTTCGGGCGCATCATGTATGTGCTGGCGTGGCCTGCCGCCATCTGGAGCAACAACCTGCTGGCGGGGGACAGCGCCTCCGCAGACCTGGTCCGCATGGACTATTTCTCCGTGGCTTTTCCGGCCCTGCTGGCTTCCGCGGGCATGCTTGGCCTGGTGGTGGTCATGAGCGCCTGGAAAGGGCGCCTGTACTGTAATACGGTGTGCCCCGTGGGTACGCTGCTGGGGCTGCTCTCCCGCGTCTCCCTCTTCCGGCTGGGCTTTGACCCCGGCTCCTGCAAGAAATGCGGCAAATGCATCAAATCCTGCAAGGCCCAGTGCCTGAACCTGAAGGAATACAGGATAGATACCTCCCGCTGCGTGGCGTGCTACGACTGCGTGCGTTCCTGCTCCGAGGGGGGGATACGCTACCGCTGGTTCACCAAAACCCGCAGCCTGATTCCCGCCAAAAAGAAAAAAGCCGCCCCGGCTCCCGCCCCCGCTTCTTCTGCTGCGGTTCCCGCCGTCGCCGGGAGTTCCCGCCGCCAGTTCCTGGGGGCCACCGCGGCCGGGCTGGCTACGGCGGCTCTTTCCGGCTGCCGGGGTGACGCCGCGCAGAGGCTGGACCCCACCCAGTGTGTCCTTCCTCCCGGCGCCGGGTCCCTGGAACGTTTTCTGGACAGGTGCACCGGCTGCCAGATGTGCATCGCCAACTGCCCCACCCATGTGCTCCAGCCGGCCTATTTGCAGCTGGGGCTGAAAGGGTTCATGAAGCCCCGGATGGATTTTTCCACCAAATACTGCCTCTATGACTGCCACCGCTGTGCGGAAGTCTGCCCCACGGGTGCCATCCGCAAGCTCCCCATTACGGCGGAGAGGGATACTGCGGGCGTGACGAAGGATACCACGCGCATTGCCGTGGCCCAGTTCTACGTCTGCCGCTGCCTGGTCGCCCGGGAGGACATGGACTGCGGCGCCTGTACGGAGCACTGCCCCACCAAGGCCCTTTATACGGTGCCCTACACGGGGCGTGACGGGCAGGAACACCGCCTGCCCAGGCTGGACCCCTCCCTGTGCATCGGCTGCGGCGCGTGCGAACACGCGTGCCCCGTCACCACGGAACGGCCGGAGGAACGCGCGCGCCTGAATACCTGCAACCTGTGCGAGGAAAAGTGCGAGTTCAAAAAGCGCCGGGAAATGCCTACCCGCGCCCTCATTGTCCGCGCCGTGAACCCCCAGCAGAAAGCCGTGAAGAAATTTGAGGAGAAGGCCGTGGACCCGGTGGGAGATGCGGACTTCCCGTTCTGA
- a CDS encoding GNAT family N-acetyltransferase, which translates to MIRQASREDFPAILKLQFLAFGEVAERLGLSTIPPLEQTLEQLQEEARNSVFLKYTENGRIVGSVRGCLDGRNACHVGKLIVDPSCRNRGLGRKLMLALEEHFRGQVAAYLLFTSADTPETLHLYRKLGYAELYRKEAGGMTTVFLEKKA; encoded by the coding sequence ATGATCCGGCAAGCGTCCCGGGAAGATTTTCCGGCAATCCTGAAGCTTCAATTCCTCGCCTTCGGAGAAGTGGCGGAGCGGCTGGGGCTCAGCACTATTCCGCCTCTGGAACAGACCCTGGAGCAGTTGCAGGAAGAAGCGCGGAACAGCGTCTTCCTCAAATATACGGAAAACGGCCGCATCGTAGGCTCCGTCAGGGGATGCCTGGACGGCAGGAACGCCTGCCATGTGGGCAAGCTGATTGTGGACCCGTCCTGCCGGAACAGGGGACTCGGGAGGAAGCTCATGCTGGCCCTGGAAGAACACTTCCGCGGACAGGTTGCCGCCTACCTTCTATTCACTTCGGCGGATACTCCGGAAACCCTGCATCTGTACCGCAAACTGGGCTATGCGGAACTGTACCGGAAGGAGGCCGGAGGGATGACCACGGTATTTCTGGAAAAGAAGGCGTGA
- a CDS encoding ATP-binding cassette domain-containing protein, with protein sequence MLQADGITYEIETPDGPLKLLDNVSFNVPRGHFMAIVGPSGCGKTTLLKAIAGMIAETDGRFFWNGHDLAEEDFEPSEIGFVPQFSIAYDQLSVDENVESAARLRCRFDSVDDLDDSIDNALEVTGMEGIADRDVKILSGGQKRRLALAMELVSNPRLLICDEVTSGLDPRSEHDIVDLLHEISRSEGRIVISVTHSLSHLDMYDSILVMHQGCVAYHGSPKTMLHYFGVSSLEEIYPKLQDREGPSWCRSWGKHRDSYYSRMEKEREQKILSGELPDPDAVRRAVKAGEAEAPEAEEEGAEAVRSDSTEAPAAEGQGDAPEDSIPELPGFFTQFFCLLGRRWRIFFRDRSQLILQLVMILLFPVLVAMFTDKGTGQIVGLSATQDVQTLQKDMEAQQLNMKTGSAVSGIIMFEVILLGLMGSNNAAREVAGERAIMEKEKYAGMRPSAYLGSKLAYLSVLVLVQSVWMFAFVDFFWDRGGGLTHLLFLILADAAMTFVCLGISSLARSADQASLLSIYLVGFQLPLSGAVLALPEQVEGFIRPFISAYWAWSGSISALKSDVYNAVKNVLDTDLTPALLCYVVLGVHVACGIAASYAGIRRSRWEL encoded by the coding sequence ATGTTGCAGGCGGACGGCATTACGTATGAAATAGAAACACCGGATGGTCCTTTGAAATTATTGGACAATGTCAGCTTTAATGTGCCCAGAGGGCATTTTATGGCTATTGTGGGACCTTCCGGTTGCGGAAAGACCACCTTGTTAAAGGCGATTGCGGGCATGATTGCGGAAACGGACGGCCGTTTTTTCTGGAACGGCCATGATCTGGCGGAGGAAGACTTTGAACCGTCGGAAATCGGGTTCGTTCCCCAGTTCAGCATTGCCTATGACCAGTTGAGCGTGGATGAGAATGTGGAGAGCGCCGCCAGGCTCCGTTGCCGGTTCGATTCCGTGGATGATTTGGACGACAGCATTGACAACGCGCTGGAGGTGACGGGGATGGAGGGAATTGCGGACCGCGATGTGAAGATTCTTTCCGGCGGCCAGAAGCGGCGCCTGGCGCTGGCCATGGAGCTGGTGTCCAATCCGCGCCTGCTGATTTGCGATGAGGTGACGTCCGGCCTGGACCCGAGGTCCGAGCACGATATCGTGGACCTCCTCCATGAAATCTCCCGTTCGGAAGGCCGCATCGTCATTTCCGTCACGCACAGCCTTTCCCACCTGGACATGTATGATTCCATCCTAGTCATGCACCAGGGCTGCGTGGCCTACCACGGTTCTCCTAAGACGATGCTGCATTACTTCGGCGTTTCCTCGCTGGAGGAGATTTATCCCAAGCTTCAGGACCGTGAAGGCCCCTCCTGGTGCCGGTCCTGGGGCAAGCACCGGGATTCCTATTATTCCCGCATGGAGAAGGAGAGGGAACAGAAGATACTTTCCGGGGAGCTTCCGGACCCGGATGCCGTACGCAGGGCTGTGAAGGCAGGTGAAGCGGAGGCGCCGGAAGCGGAGGAAGAAGGGGCAGAAGCCGTGCGGAGCGATTCCACGGAAGCTCCCGCCGCGGAAGGGCAGGGAGATGCTCCTGAGGATTCCATTCCGGAATTACCGGGCTTTTTTACACAGTTTTTCTGCCTGCTGGGGCGTCGCTGGCGCATCTTTTTCCGTGACCGCTCCCAATTGATTCTGCAATTGGTGATGATTCTGCTGTTTCCGGTTCTGGTAGCCATGTTCACGGACAAGGGAACCGGGCAGATCGTGGGGCTTTCCGCCACGCAGGACGTGCAGACCCTCCAGAAGGATATGGAGGCCCAGCAGTTGAATATGAAGACAGGTTCAGCCGTTTCCGGCATCATCATGTTTGAGGTGATTCTGCTGGGCCTGATGGGTTCCAATAACGCCGCCCGGGAGGTGGCCGGAGAACGGGCCATCATGGAGAAGGAGAAGTACGCGGGCATGAGGCCTTCCGCCTATCTGGGGAGCAAGCTGGCCTATCTGAGCGTTCTGGTGCTGGTGCAGTCCGTCTGGATGTTCGCCTTTGTGGATTTCTTCTGGGACCGGGGCGGCGGCCTGACGCACCTGCTGTTCCTGATTCTGGCGGACGCCGCCATGACCTTTGTGTGCCTGGGCATTTCCTCCCTGGCCCGGAGCGCGGACCAGGCCTCCCTGCTGAGCATTTACCTGGTGGGCTTCCAGCTTCCCCTTTCCGGAGCGGTGCTGGCTCTTCCGGAACAGGTGGAGGGTTTCATACGGCCTTTCATTTCCGCCTACTGGGCCTGGTCCGGCAGCATCTCCGCCCTGAAGTCCGACGTGTATAATGCCGTCAAGAATGTGCTGGATACGGACCTGACCCCGGCTCTGCTTTGCTACGTTGTCTTGGGCGTGCACGTGGCATGCGGCATTGCCGCCTCCTACGCGGGCATCCGCCGCTCGCGCTGGGAGCTGTAA
- a CDS encoding L,D-transpeptidase family protein, producing the protein MKAVYLCLCMLAAFCISAAALPADCRQVIVGSAEGWNSSHVQLSLLEKGPRGWVMVKGPFPARLGKSGLVWGRGVSLPPSGGPVKKEGDLRSPAGIFELGGAYGTVPVPQKKRSMPYRRITPRDMWVDDPASPLYNQHFVLKHDPSTPWEFKQQMKLNDYAHSLKLFIRHNAAAGREKPVPGGGSSIFFHIWRRDGGAPTAGCTAMSEENLRAMIAWLDPSKHPLYILLPAREYLRLRGAWGLP; encoded by the coding sequence ATGAAGGCAGTGTACCTGTGTTTGTGCATGCTGGCGGCGTTCTGTATTTCGGCCGCGGCGCTTCCCGCGGATTGCCGCCAGGTGATTGTGGGGTCCGCGGAGGGCTGGAACAGTTCCCATGTGCAGTTAAGCCTTTTGGAAAAGGGGCCGCGCGGCTGGGTGATGGTGAAAGGGCCTTTTCCGGCGCGTTTGGGAAAATCCGGCCTGGTCTGGGGCAGGGGCGTCAGCCTCCCGCCCTCCGGCGGTCCGGTGAAAAAGGAGGGGGACTTGCGTTCTCCCGCCGGAATTTTTGAACTGGGAGGGGCGTATGGCACGGTTCCCGTACCGCAGAAGAAGCGTTCCATGCCGTACCGCCGCATTACGCCGCGTGACATGTGGGTGGATGACCCCGCTTCCCCGCTGTACAACCAGCACTTCGTGCTGAAGCATGATCCTTCCACTCCGTGGGAGTTCAAGCAGCAGATGAAACTGAACGATTACGCCCACAGCCTGAAACTGTTCATCAGGCATAACGCCGCGGCCGGACGGGAGAAGCCCGTACCCGGCGGCGGTTCCTCCATCTTCTTCCATATCTGGCGCAGGGACGGAGGGGCTCCTACGGCCGGGTGCACCGCCATGAGCGAGGAGAACCTGAGGGCCATGATCGCCTGGCTGGACCCCTCCAAACACCCCCTCTACATCCTGCTGCCCGCCAGGGAATATCTGCGCCTGCGCGGAGCCTGGGGGCTGCCGTAA
- a CDS encoding sugar transferase: MLIQNADRTTYGINKIVFSILAFVIFFIVGFVSWQWMGVSPEPWRLRVLVLTPLTMSLLLYVCCDQLGVYYRCMTLGMSIRRFVVAYACFVVVSMITWKYLVPFFVDIAVQTLAYALTFLCGLWLRVNRFRAEKRLVEEAPTLVVGAPEQVEEFRKLLESDHVDFKDELMVMAPGEVDRVKVRSLLVRRCISKVVFLPEEVDSSVARCLVELCGKMGVDFYASMVVDMPDVHKTYFGVLGGARMLVYKSTPIPYTTSWQLKKMLDWVGALLLLVFTSPLWLLAAIGIRLSDRGPVFYRQKRSGLYGREFGMWKFRTMYRDADKRLDEVKARYGNDMSGPIFKLEHDPRIFAFGRFLRKFSIDELPQLINVLKGEMSLVGPRPLPVYETEAFTSDAHRRRLSVLPGVTGYWQIAGRSNIREFERLVELDMHYIDNWSLWLDVKLLLKTVPAVLFARGAK, encoded by the coding sequence ATGCTTATTCAAAATGCAGACCGTACTACCTACGGGATTAATAAGATTGTTTTTTCCATTCTTGCATTCGTCATTTTCTTTATTGTCGGTTTTGTTTCATGGCAATGGATGGGAGTGTCTCCGGAGCCGTGGCGGCTGCGTGTGCTGGTGCTGACGCCGCTGACGATGTCCCTGCTGCTGTACGTCTGCTGTGACCAGCTCGGCGTTTACTACCGGTGCATGACGCTGGGGATGAGCATCCGGCGGTTTGTGGTGGCGTATGCCTGTTTTGTCGTGGTCAGCATGATCACCTGGAAATACCTTGTACCCTTTTTCGTGGACATTGCCGTCCAGACGCTGGCCTATGCGCTGACTTTCCTGTGCGGCCTGTGGCTGCGCGTCAACCGGTTCAGGGCGGAGAAGCGCCTGGTGGAGGAGGCTCCCACGCTCGTGGTGGGCGCTCCGGAGCAAGTGGAGGAATTCCGGAAACTGCTGGAAAGCGACCATGTGGATTTCAAGGATGAACTGATGGTGATGGCTCCTGGGGAAGTGGACCGTGTGAAGGTCAGGAGTTTGCTGGTACGCCGGTGCATCAGCAAGGTGGTGTTCCTCCCTGAGGAGGTGGATTCCTCCGTGGCAAGGTGCCTGGTGGAGCTGTGCGGAAAGATGGGGGTTGATTTTTATGCGAGCATGGTGGTGGACATGCCCGATGTGCACAAAACCTATTTCGGGGTGCTGGGAGGGGCCAGAATGCTGGTGTACAAGTCCACGCCCATTCCCTACACTACCTCCTGGCAGTTGAAAAAGATGCTGGACTGGGTGGGGGCTCTCCTTCTCCTGGTCTTCACGTCTCCGCTGTGGCTGCTGGCCGCCATAGGCATCAGGCTTTCCGACCGCGGGCCCGTCTTTTACCGCCAGAAGCGTTCCGGCCTGTATGGGAGGGAGTTCGGCATGTGGAAATTCCGCACCATGTACCGGGATGCGGACAAGAGGCTGGATGAAGTGAAAGCCAGGTACGGCAATGACATGAGCGGCCCCATCTTCAAGCTGGAGCATGACCCGCGCATTTTTGCCTTCGGGCGCTTCCTGAGGAAATTCAGCATTGACGAGCTTCCGCAGCTTATCAACGTGCTGAAAGGTGAAATGAGCCTGGTGGGCCCGCGCCCCCTGCCCGTGTATGAAACGGAGGCCTTTACCAGTGACGCGCACCGCCGCAGGCTGAGCGTGCTCCCCGGCGTTACGGGGTACTGGCAGATCGCAGGCCGCAGCAACATCCGTGAATTTGAAAGACTGGTGGAGCTGGACATGCATTACATTGACAACTGGTCCCTGTGGCTGGATGTCAAGCTGCTGTTGAAGACCGTCCCGGCGGTGTTGTTCGCGCGCGGCGCCAAGTGA
- the galK gene encoding galactokinase — MDLVQREISKETVTPYFIEYFGQAPTHVAAAPGRVNLIGEHTDYNNGFVMPMALDNHCVVAVAPSPVGKHRFCGSLGDQIHEIAVEDALVPGDPFWSNYVRGVLANLHRRGIEIGPVDMLIDSNVPRGGGLSSSAALEVSVCTALAAFAGVEIDPKEVALIGQAVEHEFVNVPCGIMDQFISANGKKGMALKLDCATLEYELVPMNNESVSVLVLDSAVKHSLADGAYGQRRKQCEEASAIMGVPSLREATLELLESFKEQLGDVRYRRARHVIGENARVQAFANALARGDWDEAGVAMRGSHASLRDDYEVSCAEVDTLVSLCDRIPSASSIYGARMTGGGFGGCIVALVKTEDVDKVARELLDGYCQETGIETTYLVTRAGEGARVLYQA; from the coding sequence ATGGATTTAGTTCAGCGAGAAATCTCAAAAGAAACGGTGACTCCGTATTTCATCGAGTATTTCGGTCAGGCGCCAACTCATGTGGCAGCGGCACCGGGGCGTGTGAATCTCATTGGCGAACACACGGATTATAATAATGGTTTTGTAATGCCTATGGCCCTTGATAACCATTGCGTGGTGGCTGTGGCTCCCTCTCCTGTGGGCAAGCACCGCTTCTGCGGCTCCCTGGGCGACCAGATCCATGAAATTGCGGTAGAAGACGCCCTGGTTCCCGGCGATCCGTTCTGGTCCAACTACGTCCGCGGCGTCCTGGCCAACCTGCACAGGCGCGGCATAGAAATAGGCCCGGTGGACATGCTGATTGACAGCAATGTTCCGCGCGGCGGGGGCCTCTCCTCCAGCGCGGCCCTTGAAGTTTCCGTCTGCACGGCGCTTGCGGCCTTTGCCGGGGTGGAGATTGACCCCAAGGAGGTGGCCCTGATCGGTCAGGCCGTGGAGCATGAATTTGTAAACGTTCCCTGCGGCATCATGGACCAGTTCATTTCCGCCAACGGGAAAAAGGGCATGGCCCTCAAGCTGGACTGCGCCACCCTGGAATATGAACTGGTGCCGATGAATAATGAATCCGTCTCCGTGCTGGTGCTGGACAGCGCCGTGAAGCATTCCCTGGCGGACGGGGCCTACGGGCAGCGCCGCAAGCAGTGTGAGGAAGCCTCCGCCATCATGGGCGTGCCCTCCCTGCGTGAAGCCACGCTGGAACTGCTGGAATCCTTCAAGGAACAGCTTGGCGACGTGCGCTACCGCCGCGCCCGCCACGTCATTGGGGAAAATGCCCGCGTGCAGGCCTTTGCGAACGCGCTTGCCCGCGGTGACTGGGATGAAGCCGGCGTAGCCATGCGCGGCAGCCACGCCTCCCTGCGTGATGACTATGAAGTTTCCTGTGCGGAAGTGGACACCCTGGTGTCCCTCTGTGACCGTATCCCTTCCGCCTCCTCCATTTACGGCGCCCGCATGACGGGCGGCGGCTTCGGCGGCTGTATCGTCGCCCTGGTGAAGACGGAAGACGTGGACAAGGTGGCCCGCGAGCTTCTGGACGGCTACTGCCAGGAAACGGGGATTGAAACCACTTACCTCGTCACGCGCGCCGGGGAAGGCGCCCGTGTCCTCTACCAAGCTTAA
- a CDS encoding sodium:solute symporter family transporter — protein MRKLATIFGALALMTWGVSAQEGSAPATVIDAQPAAAAPAMAPAAEALPVADLEPAVPVAASQEAPEASAEPKTAPLSAVEVVLFCVVVVGVIALGIWKSRDPEETAEEKKTKGASDYFLAGRGLTWWLVGFSLIAANISTEQFVGQSGKAANWVGMAIAGYEWLAAITLVVVAFCFLPKLLKGGVYTIPEFLEYRYDTTARALMAIATLLILVGVPTAGVIYAGAKVISVFFAGYSAMGIDFGNITVGCIIIAFCSTVYVFVGGLKACAWTDLFWGAALIVGGGVVAYFALMALSGADPNHLIQSASANSGATVASLGNPSDSLWHGVTRFFELNSGDAASGVNTVGGKLHMIRPADDAEIPWTALCLGLWIPNFFYWGLNQYIMQRTLASKSLAEGQMGIVFAAFLKLLIPFVVIVPGILAYNLYRNDLKQQAEVKYAAEIRNVEDPAKVQGRPVIYKLTDSFLVENVEEGCAHALHNAEVMKVGGEVMADLKQACADLKADAANEATTLAERAPFVEKIAKLNDKIIKPAVNNSDGYYLTDTLVGFDYDSAFGTLIRKLLPGTGWTWFVLAALFGAVVSSLASMLNSASTIFTMDIYNKLRRNAKPPELVTVGKIGLLVCAVIALCIAPFLDSPAFGGIFNFIQEFQGFLSPGALCVFLFGFFVPKCPRFFGWLGIVINAILYTILKIWQPEMAFLNRMAICFITVMVIGLIFTLVNAARGGQSIVLPDRGVVALQSSSRAKIFGWFVIAATVVLYIIFW, from the coding sequence ATGAGAAAACTAGCAACCATATTCGGGGCTCTGGCCCTGATGACGTGGGGCGTTTCCGCCCAGGAGGGCTCCGCGCCCGCAACGGTGATTGATGCGCAGCCTGCCGCGGCTGCCCCGGCCATGGCTCCGGCTGCGGAAGCGCTGCCGGTCGCAGATCTTGAGCCGGCGGTTCCCGTCGCCGCCTCCCAGGAAGCCCCGGAAGCCTCCGCGGAACCTAAAACGGCTCCCCTTTCCGCGGTGGAAGTCGTCCTGTTCTGCGTGGTCGTGGTGGGCGTCATTGCCCTGGGCATCTGGAAGAGCCGTGATCCTGAAGAAACGGCGGAAGAAAAGAAGACCAAGGGCGCTTCAGACTACTTCCTGGCCGGGCGCGGCCTGACCTGGTGGCTGGTGGGTTTCTCCCTGATTGCCGCCAACATTTCCACGGAACAGTTTGTGGGACAGTCCGGCAAGGCGGCCAACTGGGTGGGCATGGCGATTGCCGGGTATGAATGGCTGGCCGCCATCACGCTGGTGGTTGTGGCCTTCTGCTTCCTTCCCAAGCTGCTGAAAGGCGGGGTGTACACCATTCCCGAATTCCTGGAATACCGCTATGATACCACGGCGCGCGCCCTGATGGCCATTGCTACCCTGCTGATTCTGGTGGGCGTGCCGACCGCAGGCGTTATTTACGCCGGAGCCAAGGTCATCTCCGTCTTCTTTGCGGGATACTCCGCCATGGGCATCGACTTCGGCAATATCACCGTAGGCTGTATCATCATCGCCTTCTGTTCCACCGTGTACGTGTTCGTGGGCGGTTTGAAGGCCTGCGCGTGGACGGACCTGTTCTGGGGCGCCGCATTGATTGTAGGCGGCGGCGTAGTAGCTTACTTTGCTCTGATGGCGCTGAGCGGCGCGGACCCGAACCATCTGATCCAGTCCGCTTCCGCCAATTCCGGCGCGACGGTTGCTTCCCTGGGGAACCCCTCGGACAGCCTGTGGCACGGGGTAACGCGCTTCTTTGAACTTAACTCCGGTGATGCGGCCAGCGGCGTGAACACCGTGGGCGGCAAGCTCCACATGATCCGCCCGGCGGACGACGCGGAAATCCCGTGGACGGCCCTCTGCCTGGGCCTGTGGATTCCCAACTTCTTCTACTGGGGCCTCAACCAGTACATCATGCAGCGCACGCTGGCCTCCAAGTCCCTGGCGGAAGGCCAGATGGGCATCGTGTTCGCCGCGTTCCTCAAGCTCCTTATCCCGTTCGTGGTGATCGTTCCCGGCATCCTGGCCTACAACCTGTACCGCAATGACCTGAAGCAGCAGGCGGAAGTGAAGTACGCGGCGGAAATCCGCAACGTGGAAGATCCCGCCAAGGTACAGGGCCGTCCCGTCATCTACAAGCTTACGGACAGCTTCCTGGTGGAAAACGTGGAAGAAGGCTGCGCCCACGCCCTGCATAATGCGGAGGTGATGAAGGTAGGCGGCGAGGTCATGGCTGATTTGAAACAGGCCTGCGCCGATCTGAAGGCGGATGCCGCCAATGAAGCGACCACCCTGGCGGAACGCGCTCCCTTCGTGGAAAAGATAGCCAAGCTTAATGACAAGATCATCAAGCCCGCCGTAAACAATTCGGATGGCTACTACCTGACGGATACGCTGGTGGGCTTTGACTATGACTCCGCCTTCGGCACGCTGATCAGGAAGCTCCTGCCCGGCACGGGGTGGACGTGGTTTGTGCTTGCCGCCCTCTTCGGCGCGGTGGTGTCTTCCCTGGCGTCCATGCTGAACTCCGCTTCCACCATCTTCACGATGGACATTTACAACAAGCTGCGCAGGAATGCGAAACCGCCGGAACTCGTGACCGTCGGCAAGATCGGCCTGCTGGTGTGCGCCGTGATCGCGCTGTGCATTGCTCCGTTCCTGGACAGCCCGGCCTTTGGCGGCATCTTCAACTTCATTCAGGAATTCCAGGGATTTCTCAGTCCCGGCGCCCTGTGCGTGTTCCTCTTCGGCTTCTTTGTGCCCAAGTGCCCGCGCTTCTTCGGCTGGCTTGGCATTGTCATCAATGCCATCCTTTATACGATCCTGAAGATATGGCAGCCGGAAATGGCCTTCCTGAACCGCATGGCTATCTGCTTCATCACCGTCATGGTCATCGGCCTTATCTTCACGCTGGTGAACGCCGCCCGCGGCGGGCAGTCCATCGTGCTCCCGGACCGGGGCGTGGTGGCCCTGCAATCCTCCTCCCGCGCCAAGATCTTCGGCTGGTTTGTGATTGCCGCTACGGTAGTCCTGTACATCATCTTCTGGTAA